A single window of Channa argus isolate prfri chromosome 12, Channa argus male v1.0, whole genome shotgun sequence DNA harbors:
- the rtn3 gene encoding reticulon-3 isoform X2 gives MDPATQSAQISSSEGVADGQNSTSKESKLSDSFLSSSPVSLIQSPQVKDLIHWRDPKKSGLVFGLSMLMLLSLAAFSVISVISYLLLALLCVTITFRIYKSVVQAVQKSNEGHPFKALIDKDVSIPPETFRKHVDSSLTYINRALKQMSHLFLVEDIVDSLKLAVVMWLLTYVGAVFNGITILILANILLFAVPPIYEKNKTQIDRYIDLVRTQVNTTIAKLQEKLPGAVKRSKIE, from the exons ATGGATCCAGCGACTCAGTCCGCCCAGATATCATCGTCGGAAGGGGTTGCCGACGGGCAAAATTCCACTTCCAAAGAGTCAAAGCTCTCCG attcctttctttcctcttcGCCTGTATCTCTCATTCAGTCTCCTCAAG TTAAGGATCTGATCCACTGGCGAGACCCCAAGAAGTCGGGCTTGGTGTTCGGTCTGTCtatgctgatgctgctgtcgCTCGCAGCCTTCAGCGTCATCAGCGTGATCTCCTACCTTTTGCTGGCCCTGCTCTGTGTCACTATCACCTTCCGCATCTACAAGTCTGTGGTCCAGGCTGTGCAGAAGTCTAACGAGGGACACCCCTTCAA AGCACTGATAGATAAGGATGTCAGCATCCCTCCAGAGACTTTCCGCAAGCACGTGGACAGCAGTCTGACCTATATCAACCGAGCCCTGAAGCAGATGAGCCACCTCTTCCTGGTTGAGGACATCGTAGACTCGCTGAAG CTGGCTGTGGTTATGTGGCTGTTGACCTATGTAGGAGCGGTCTTCAATGGGATCACTATTCTCATCCTGG CTAACATCCTGCTCTTTGCCGTGCCTCCGATCTACGAGAAGAACAAG ACCCAGATTGATCGCTACATTGACCTAGTACGTACCCAAGTCAACACCACAATTGCCAA GTTGCAAGAGAAACTTCCTGGAGCTGTGAAGCGCAGCAAAATTGAATGA
- the rtn3 gene encoding reticulon-3 isoform X1, which produces MDPATQSAQISSSEGVADGQNSTSKESKLSDSFLSSSPVSLIQSPQDKRVILGSNKPSEGVATSLRFPSQSGSFTPGHYGSEAGPPDGQPDSPIKTSPVSERIKALEALAAKKKEPDFRIDAGFSHFRDRHYEKSPSEAQKSPSEAQKSPSEAQKSPTETQKSPSETQKSPSETQKSPSEAQKSPTETQKPPADKIMPTSQKKSDQDSPESPFEVLGDLRQINEFEETEEWMKAYLPPVPNFDSVDLIKGSVASDSVKSKEEKEAEIVAPDGIAAFVGVPDAFMDSPIEPPKLKDDSDAHKPPIVEEEFDLRFLPTAYMWDQQEKSTIQSQANPDSELPPSPPPPAGFGSPSPPGSPPDSVNAKHSISDDKKTPWTGELEQSEANEAESSGESDDTVIEDGGIIPESVSPSFSDPAVLNDPTPASATPNVPTEGKVTPPLKSERKLMQVPTINVIETDEPNYSEEEMELELETEEVEDYEIIKDSTRETPKTPEPEYKKNEPPKTRPLETEFMEGYSPPSSPVDSDNEYSPKHKIITSLPETVCQEAPSKPEVLPNVAVSDDSVSEFSQTQAEESQTNSDKINDEPSCLVVLNQEVDFQDNDDEWSDERQDILVKPDKTDLISKEPVPYTQSKEDEKSNIGEVHVETASFSKTSFMQDDLYDRQSFDYDFDASSPLDNTDDQKLNNAKERFLSEATEIHIEKLKTSNAQSFPEESDHLDDFPSLNSDNAEPVSVSSLSGYSQDQYFPFQSSISDQDSKKITTDALSDSMANGKSLPTQKIDLVTQQDPEAGHHDLGTTSDPEVTDPDSSVSDPTDSFVEFMRECLKSRQDEEPGNVHQNVPSKKEFSESGFPSTYSPPTMVMDLEQEQLTISALKELGSSQEEEEAFDQDNVHPDTPSRMQPTFISDPNPPCSQSNRAYDSTYSKEGEAFDEWVAEAYHLAEHVLTAILTHISVKDLIHWRDPKKSGLVFGLSMLMLLSLAAFSVISVISYLLLALLCVTITFRIYKSVVQAVQKSNEGHPFKALIDKDVSIPPETFRKHVDSSLTYINRALKQMSHLFLVEDIVDSLKLAVVMWLLTYVGAVFNGITILILANILLFAVPPIYEKNKTQIDRYIDLVRTQVNTTIAKLQEKLPGAVKRSKIE; this is translated from the exons ATGGATCCAGCGACTCAGTCCGCCCAGATATCATCGTCGGAAGGGGTTGCCGACGGGCAAAATTCCACTTCCAAAGAGTCAAAGCTCTCCG attcctttctttcctcttcGCCTGTATCTCTCATTCAGTCTCCTCAAG ACAAAAGAGTCATCCTAGGCTCCAACAAGCCCTCTGAAGGTGTAGCAACTTCGCTTCGCTTTCCTTCTCAGTCTGGCTCATTCACACCTGGTCATTATGGGAGTGAAGCAGGGCCACCGGATGGCCAACCAGATTCACCGATAAAGACCTCTCCAGTGTCAGAGCGAATAAAGGCACTGGAAGCTCTTGCTGCCAAAAAGAAGGAACCTGACTTCAGAATCGATGCAGGTTTCTCTCATTTTAGGGATCGGCACTATGAGAAATCTCCCTCGGAGGCACAGAAATCTCCCTCGGAGGCACAGAAATCTCCCTCGGAGGCACAGAAATCTCCAACTGAGACACAGAAATCTCCCTCGGAGACACAGAAATCTCCCTCTGAGACACAGAAATCTCCCTCTGAGGCACAGAAGTCTCCAACTGAGACACAGAAACCCCCTGCTGACAAAATTATGCCAACTTCCCAGAAAAAATCTGATCAGGATTCACCTGAATCTCCATTTGAAGTTCTTGGAGATTTaagacaaataaatgaatttgaaGAAACAGAAGAGTGGATGAAGGCTTATTTACCTCCTGTGCCAAACTTTGATTCTGTAGATTTAATCAAAGGCTCCGTGGCTTCAGACAGTGTTAAAtcaaaggaggagaaggaggctgAGATAGTTGCACCTGATGGTATTGCTGCCTTTGTTGGTGTCCCTGATGCTTTCATGGATTCTCCTATTGAACCTCCGAAACTGAAAGATGACAGTGATGCTCATAAGCCACCAATTGTTGAGGAGGAGTTTGACCTTCGTTTTTTGCCAACAGCCTACATGTGGGACCAGCAGGAAAAATCCACTATCCAGAGTCAAGCAAATCCTGATTCAGAGCTGCCAccctcacctccacctcctgcaGGCTTTGGCTCCCCATCGCCTCCTGGTTCTCCACCAGATAGTGTCAATGCTAAACACAGCATTTCAGATGACAAGAAAACCCCTTGGACTGGAGAGCTGGAGCAGAGTGAAGCAAATGAAGCAGAGAGCTCAGGAGAGTCTGATGATACTGTCATTGAGGATGGCGGCATCATTCCCGAATCTgtttctccttccttttctgaTCCAGCAGTTTTAAATGATCCTACACCTGCCTCTGCCACTCCCAATGTTCCCACTGAGGGTAAAGTGACCCCTCCACTAAAGTCTGAGAGGAAGCTGATGCAGGTTCCAACAATTAATGTCATTGAAACAGATGAGCCAAATTacagtgaagaggaaatggaactTGAGCTTGAAACGGAGGAAGTTGAGGATTATGAGATTATAAAAGACTCAACCAGAGAGACTCCAAAAACCCCAGAGCCAGAGTACAAAAAAAATGAGCCACCCAAGACCCGCCCTCTAGAAACTGAATTCATGGAAGGCTATTCGCCCCCATCCTCTCCTGTAGACTCTGATAACGAATACTCTCCCAAACACAAGATAATCACATCTCTTCCCGAAACAGTATGTCAGGAAGCTCCATCCAAACCTGAGGTCCTACCCAATGTAGCTGTTTCAGACGACTCTGTCTCTGAGTTTTCCCAAACACAGGCGGAAGAGTCCCAAACAAACTCCGATAAAATAAATGACGAACCCTCATGTTTAGTAGTTTTGAATCAAGAAGTGGACTTCCAGGACAATGATGACGAGTGGTCAGATGAACGACAAGATATCTTAGTCAAACCTGATAAGACTGATCTTATCTCCAAGGAACCAGTTCCTTACACCCAATCCAAAGAGGATGAAAAGAGCAACATTGGTGAGGTACATGTGGAAACGGCCTCCTTTTCTAAAACCAGCTTCATGCAAGATGACCTATATGACAGACAGTCATTTGATTATGATTTTGATGCATCATCTCCCTTGGATAACACTGACGATCAAAAGCTAAACAATGCCAAGGAGCGATTTCTTTCTGAGGCTACTGAAATCCACATTGAAAAACTAAAGACAAGCAATGCACAGAGTTTTCCAGAGGAAAGTGATCATCTGGATGACTTTCCGTCACTGAATAGTGACAATGCTGAACCAGTAAGTGTGTCATCTCTAAGTGGATATTCCCAAGACCAGTATTTCCCTTTCCAAAGCAGCATCAGCGATCAGGACAGTAAGAAAATTACCACCGATGCTCTTTCAGATAGCATGGCAAATGGAAAATCTCTCCCAACACAGAAAATTGACTTGGTGACCCAGCAGGACCCTGAAGCAGGTCACCATGATCTTGGCACAACAAGCGACCCAGAAGTCACTGACCCTGACAGCTCAGTTTCTGACCCTACAGATAGCTTTGTGGAGTTCATGAGGGAGTGCCTGAAGTCAAGGCAGGATGAAGAACCTGGCAACGTGCACCAAAATGTTCCCTCCAAAAAAGAGTTCTCTGAATCTGGGTTTCCTTCCACCTACTCCCCTCCAACCATGGTGATGGATCTTGAACAAGAACAGCTTACTATCAGTGCTCTCAAAGAGCTGGGCAGCagtcaggaggaggaggaggctttTGACCAGGACAATGTTCACCCAGACACCCCATCTAGAATGCAACCTACCTTTATCTCAGATCCTAACCCACCGTGTTCTCAAAGCAACCGTGCATATGACAGCACATATTCCAAAGAAGGGGAAGCCTTTGATGAATGGGTGGCTGAAGCCTATCATCTTGCTGAGCATGTCTTGACAGCAATACTAACTCACATATCAG TTAAGGATCTGATCCACTGGCGAGACCCCAAGAAGTCGGGCTTGGTGTTCGGTCTGTCtatgctgatgctgctgtcgCTCGCAGCCTTCAGCGTCATCAGCGTGATCTCCTACCTTTTGCTGGCCCTGCTCTGTGTCACTATCACCTTCCGCATCTACAAGTCTGTGGTCCAGGCTGTGCAGAAGTCTAACGAGGGACACCCCTTCAA AGCACTGATAGATAAGGATGTCAGCATCCCTCCAGAGACTTTCCGCAAGCACGTGGACAGCAGTCTGACCTATATCAACCGAGCCCTGAAGCAGATGAGCCACCTCTTCCTGGTTGAGGACATCGTAGACTCGCTGAAG CTGGCTGTGGTTATGTGGCTGTTGACCTATGTAGGAGCGGTCTTCAATGGGATCACTATTCTCATCCTGG CTAACATCCTGCTCTTTGCCGTGCCTCCGATCTACGAGAAGAACAAG ACCCAGATTGATCGCTACATTGACCTAGTACGTACCCAAGTCAACACCACAATTGCCAA GTTGCAAGAGAAACTTCCTGGAGCTGTGAAGCGCAGCAAAATTGAATGA
- the rtn3 gene encoding reticulon-3 isoform X3 translates to MDPATQSAQISSSEGVADGQNSTSKESKLSVKDLIHWRDPKKSGLVFGLSMLMLLSLAAFSVISVISYLLLALLCVTITFRIYKSVVQAVQKSNEGHPFKALIDKDVSIPPETFRKHVDSSLTYINRALKQMSHLFLVEDIVDSLKLAVVMWLLTYVGAVFNGITILILANILLFAVPPIYEKNKTQIDRYIDLVRTQVNTTIAKLQEKLPGAVKRSKIE, encoded by the exons ATGGATCCAGCGACTCAGTCCGCCCAGATATCATCGTCGGAAGGGGTTGCCGACGGGCAAAATTCCACTTCCAAAGAGTCAAAGCTCTCCG TTAAGGATCTGATCCACTGGCGAGACCCCAAGAAGTCGGGCTTGGTGTTCGGTCTGTCtatgctgatgctgctgtcgCTCGCAGCCTTCAGCGTCATCAGCGTGATCTCCTACCTTTTGCTGGCCCTGCTCTGTGTCACTATCACCTTCCGCATCTACAAGTCTGTGGTCCAGGCTGTGCAGAAGTCTAACGAGGGACACCCCTTCAA AGCACTGATAGATAAGGATGTCAGCATCCCTCCAGAGACTTTCCGCAAGCACGTGGACAGCAGTCTGACCTATATCAACCGAGCCCTGAAGCAGATGAGCCACCTCTTCCTGGTTGAGGACATCGTAGACTCGCTGAAG CTGGCTGTGGTTATGTGGCTGTTGACCTATGTAGGAGCGGTCTTCAATGGGATCACTATTCTCATCCTGG CTAACATCCTGCTCTTTGCCGTGCCTCCGATCTACGAGAAGAACAAG ACCCAGATTGATCGCTACATTGACCTAGTACGTACCCAAGTCAACACCACAATTGCCAA GTTGCAAGAGAAACTTCCTGGAGCTGTGAAGCGCAGCAAAATTGAATGA
- the zfta gene encoding zinc finger translocation-associated protein isoform X2, translating into MEEGGTRATTKAAARPVMEEKETGEREPVNLRCAEQAELLSLIISGEEEATPEESDLGEDDGLINGHDVEISGAGMVTPISSPGTSYWSITEGPDQPLLLSPVAGPSGRKPRVQRASRPGLSRIPGRDHRRYYHEYWRSEYLMDFDPQRHGMICMVCGSSLATLKLSTIKRHIRQKHPDSLLWSTADKEVIRSGWESHLSLGGGQRSYCPTATPSAEREEEQLDSGQHAVELLDTVTPEEQPQQLLGQSPNSEEGDAPLPQEEEEEEEEQDLSGPSARTLERYLNDSLHAWFRQEFLMEYEAEAGRLLCMVCGGELPSLHLDHIKSHVLDTHPNSLVYSSEEKHCILQAWAQTHEQTEIKSEPNTKEGRVDPFPQDMETIQINSDLYPEGDGTLTQDTCLIGEDGGVGALQQGPQPLRQPRKRRLRGGDPWRLRLDYLVAYGPQGQGTFCMVCSQVLYETKVSSFRRHIQESHPETTSLSRQEREAMAAAWTKDYSSEGMQVQDEVSPSEATTGEPSEDISLDVRSPSKTVKVEAVTGAKGRARDSGATPSRHSHYPGKDQRRNYQVRWRMEYLMDYDCRRHGLICMVCGATLATLKVSTIKRHIQQVHPNSLYYSPEEKQQALLSYNQTALHFIHSDDCFTSQDHGRSELASSPAHFGT; encoded by the exons ATGGAGGAAGGAGGAACACGAGCCACTACTAAAGCAGCAGCCAGGCCAGTGATGGAAGAGAAAGAAACGGGGGAACGCGAGCCCGTGAACCTCCGGTGTGCCGAGCAGGCTGAGCTGCTCTCATTAATAATAAGCGGAGAGGAGGAAGCGACGCCAGAGGAGAGTGACTTGGGAG AAGACGATGGACTTATCAATGGCCATGATGTGGAGATATCGGGGGCTGGGATGGTTACACCCATTAGTTCACCAGGTACCAGCTACTGGAGCATCACAGAGGGCCCTGACCAACCGCTCCTCCTCTCCCCAGTGGCCGGGCCTTCTGGACGAAAGCCTAGGGTTCAGAGGGCCTCGCGTCCAGGACTCAGCCGCATCCCAGGCCGTGACCACCGCCGCTACTACCACGAGTACTGGCGCAGCGAGTACCTGATGGACTTTGACCCCCAGCGGCACGGGATGATCTGCATGGTGTGCGGCAGCTCACTGGCCACTCTGAAGCTCAGCACCATCAAGAGGCACATTAGACAGAAGCACCCAGACTCCCTACTGTGGAGCACTGCCGACAAGGAAGTGATCCGCTCGGGCTGGGAGAGCCACCTGAGCCTGGggggaggtcagaggtcatatTGCCCTACTGCTACACCTTCAGCCgagagagaagaggagcagTTGGACTCAGGCCAACATGCTGTCG AACTCCTGGATACTGTGACACCAGAGGAGCAGCCACAACAGCTCCTCGGCCAGTCTCCCAACTCTGAGGAGGGAGACGCTCCCCTTccccaggaggaggaggaggaggaggaggagcaggaccTGTCCGGACCATCGGCTCGGACTCTGGAACGCTACCTGAACGACTCGCTTCATGCCTGGTTCCGCCAGGAGTTCCTGATGGAGTACGAGGCAGAAGCTGGCCGGCTGCTTTGCATGGTGTGTGGAGGAGAGCTGCCCTCCCTTCACCTTGACCACATCAAGAGCCATGTGCTGGACACCCACCCAAACTCCTTGGTCTACAGCTCAGAGGAGAAGCACTGCATCCTGCAGGCCTGGGCTCAGACTCATG AACAGACAGAGATCAAATCAGAGCCCAACACCAAAGAAGGCAGGGTGGACCCCTTTCCTCAGGACATGGAGACCATCCAGATCAACAGTGACTTGTACCCAGAAGGTGATGGCACTTTAACTCAGGACACTTGTCTGATTGGGGAGGACGGAGGTGTTGGAGCTCTGCAACAGGGACCCCAGCCCCTCCGCCAGCCCAGGAAGAGACGGCTGCGCGGTGGAGACCCTTGGCGCCTGCGGCTCGACTACCTGGTGGCCTACGGTCCACAGGGCCAAGGCACATTCTGCATGGTGTGTTCTCAGGTCCTGTATGAAACCAAGGTCAGCAGCTTCCGCCGACACATCCAGGAGAGTCACCCCGAGACCACATCCCTGAGCCGACAAGAAAGGGAAGCCATGGCTGCTGCCTGGACCAAAGATTATTCTAGTGAGGGGATGCAAGTTCAAGATG AAGTCAGCCCAAGTGAAGCTACCACAGGAGAACCGAGTGAGGACATTTCCTTGGATGTCAGAAGCCCCAGTAAAACGGTGAAGGTGGAGGCTGTGACGGGCGCTAAGGGGAGAGCGAGGGACAGCGGTGCCACACCATCTCGTCACAGCCACTACCCCGGGAAGGACCAGCGGAGGAACTACCAGGTGCGCTGGCGGATGGAGTACCTGATGGACTATGACTGCAGGAGACACGGGCTGATCTGCATGGTGTGTGGAGCCACTCTAGCCACGCTGAAGGTCAGCACCATCAAGAGACACATCCAGCAAGTACACCCCAACTCTTTGTATTACAGCCCGGAGGAGAAGCAGCAGGCCCTGCTGAGCTACAACCAGACCGCCCTGCACTTCATCCACTCTGACGACTGCTTCACCTCCCAGGACCACGGACGCTCCGAGCTGGCTTCCAGTCCAGCACATTTTGGCACTTAG
- the zfta gene encoding zinc finger translocation-associated protein isoform X1 — MEEGGTRATTKAAARPVMEEKETGEREPVNLRCAEQAELLSLIISGEEEATPEESDLGEDDGLINGHDVEISGAGMVTPISSPGTSYWSITEGPDQPLLLSPVAGPSGRKPRVQRASRPGLSRIPGRDHRRYYHEYWRSEYLMDFDPQRHGMICMVCGSSLATLKLSTIKRHIRQKHPDSLLWSTADKEVIRSGWESHLSLGGGQRSYCPTATPSAEREEEQLDSGQHAVAELLDTVTPEEQPQQLLGQSPNSEEGDAPLPQEEEEEEEEQDLSGPSARTLERYLNDSLHAWFRQEFLMEYEAEAGRLLCMVCGGELPSLHLDHIKSHVLDTHPNSLVYSSEEKHCILQAWAQTHEQTEIKSEPNTKEGRVDPFPQDMETIQINSDLYPEGDGTLTQDTCLIGEDGGVGALQQGPQPLRQPRKRRLRGGDPWRLRLDYLVAYGPQGQGTFCMVCSQVLYETKVSSFRRHIQESHPETTSLSRQEREAMAAAWTKDYSSEGMQVQDEVSPSEATTGEPSEDISLDVRSPSKTVKVEAVTGAKGRARDSGATPSRHSHYPGKDQRRNYQVRWRMEYLMDYDCRRHGLICMVCGATLATLKVSTIKRHIQQVHPNSLYYSPEEKQQALLSYNQTALHFIHSDDCFTSQDHGRSELASSPAHFGT, encoded by the exons ATGGAGGAAGGAGGAACACGAGCCACTACTAAAGCAGCAGCCAGGCCAGTGATGGAAGAGAAAGAAACGGGGGAACGCGAGCCCGTGAACCTCCGGTGTGCCGAGCAGGCTGAGCTGCTCTCATTAATAATAAGCGGAGAGGAGGAAGCGACGCCAGAGGAGAGTGACTTGGGAG AAGACGATGGACTTATCAATGGCCATGATGTGGAGATATCGGGGGCTGGGATGGTTACACCCATTAGTTCACCAGGTACCAGCTACTGGAGCATCACAGAGGGCCCTGACCAACCGCTCCTCCTCTCCCCAGTGGCCGGGCCTTCTGGACGAAAGCCTAGGGTTCAGAGGGCCTCGCGTCCAGGACTCAGCCGCATCCCAGGCCGTGACCACCGCCGCTACTACCACGAGTACTGGCGCAGCGAGTACCTGATGGACTTTGACCCCCAGCGGCACGGGATGATCTGCATGGTGTGCGGCAGCTCACTGGCCACTCTGAAGCTCAGCACCATCAAGAGGCACATTAGACAGAAGCACCCAGACTCCCTACTGTGGAGCACTGCCGACAAGGAAGTGATCCGCTCGGGCTGGGAGAGCCACCTGAGCCTGGggggaggtcagaggtcatatTGCCCTACTGCTACACCTTCAGCCgagagagaagaggagcagTTGGACTCAGGCCAACATGCTGTCG CAGAACTCCTGGATACTGTGACACCAGAGGAGCAGCCACAACAGCTCCTCGGCCAGTCTCCCAACTCTGAGGAGGGAGACGCTCCCCTTccccaggaggaggaggaggaggaggaggagcaggaccTGTCCGGACCATCGGCTCGGACTCTGGAACGCTACCTGAACGACTCGCTTCATGCCTGGTTCCGCCAGGAGTTCCTGATGGAGTACGAGGCAGAAGCTGGCCGGCTGCTTTGCATGGTGTGTGGAGGAGAGCTGCCCTCCCTTCACCTTGACCACATCAAGAGCCATGTGCTGGACACCCACCCAAACTCCTTGGTCTACAGCTCAGAGGAGAAGCACTGCATCCTGCAGGCCTGGGCTCAGACTCATG AACAGACAGAGATCAAATCAGAGCCCAACACCAAAGAAGGCAGGGTGGACCCCTTTCCTCAGGACATGGAGACCATCCAGATCAACAGTGACTTGTACCCAGAAGGTGATGGCACTTTAACTCAGGACACTTGTCTGATTGGGGAGGACGGAGGTGTTGGAGCTCTGCAACAGGGACCCCAGCCCCTCCGCCAGCCCAGGAAGAGACGGCTGCGCGGTGGAGACCCTTGGCGCCTGCGGCTCGACTACCTGGTGGCCTACGGTCCACAGGGCCAAGGCACATTCTGCATGGTGTGTTCTCAGGTCCTGTATGAAACCAAGGTCAGCAGCTTCCGCCGACACATCCAGGAGAGTCACCCCGAGACCACATCCCTGAGCCGACAAGAAAGGGAAGCCATGGCTGCTGCCTGGACCAAAGATTATTCTAGTGAGGGGATGCAAGTTCAAGATG AAGTCAGCCCAAGTGAAGCTACCACAGGAGAACCGAGTGAGGACATTTCCTTGGATGTCAGAAGCCCCAGTAAAACGGTGAAGGTGGAGGCTGTGACGGGCGCTAAGGGGAGAGCGAGGGACAGCGGTGCCACACCATCTCGTCACAGCCACTACCCCGGGAAGGACCAGCGGAGGAACTACCAGGTGCGCTGGCGGATGGAGTACCTGATGGACTATGACTGCAGGAGACACGGGCTGATCTGCATGGTGTGTGGAGCCACTCTAGCCACGCTGAAGGTCAGCACCATCAAGAGACACATCCAGCAAGTACACCCCAACTCTTTGTATTACAGCCCGGAGGAGAAGCAGCAGGCCCTGCTGAGCTACAACCAGACCGCCCTGCACTTCATCCACTCTGACGACTGCTTCACCTCCCAGGACCACGGACGCTCCGAGCTGGCTTCCAGTCCAGCACATTTTGGCACTTAG
- the zfta gene encoding zinc finger translocation-associated protein isoform X3 — protein sequence MEEGGTRATTKAAARPVMEEKETGEREPVNLRCAEQAELLSLIISGEEEATPEESDLGEDDGLINGHDVEISGAGMVTPISSPGTSYWSITEGPDQPLLLSPVAGPSGRKPRVQRASRPGLSRIPGRDHRRYYHEYWRSEYLMDFDPQRHGMICMVCGSSLATLKLSTIKRHIRQKHPDSLLWSTADKEVIRSGWESHLSLGGGQRSYCPTATPSAEREEEQLDSGQHAVAELLDTVTPEEQPQQLLGQSPNSEEGDAPLPQEEEEEEEEQDLSGPSARTLERYLNDSLHAWFRQEFLMEYEAEAGRLLCMVCGGELPSLHLDHIKSHVLDTHPNSLVYSSEEKHCILQAWAQTHEQTEIKSEPNTKEGRVDPFPQDMETIQINSDLYPEGDGTLTQDTCLIGEDGGVGALQQGPQPLRQPRKRRLRGGDPWRLRLDYLVAYGPQGQGTFCMVCSQVLYETKVSSFRRHIQESHPETTSLSRQEREAMAAAWTKDYSSEGMQVQDEVSPSEATTGEPSEDISLDVRSPSKTVKVEAVTGAKGRARDSGATPSRHSHYPGKDQRRNYQVRWRMEYLMDYDCRRHGLICMPGGEAAGPAELQPDRPALHPL from the exons ATGGAGGAAGGAGGAACACGAGCCACTACTAAAGCAGCAGCCAGGCCAGTGATGGAAGAGAAAGAAACGGGGGAACGCGAGCCCGTGAACCTCCGGTGTGCCGAGCAGGCTGAGCTGCTCTCATTAATAATAAGCGGAGAGGAGGAAGCGACGCCAGAGGAGAGTGACTTGGGAG AAGACGATGGACTTATCAATGGCCATGATGTGGAGATATCGGGGGCTGGGATGGTTACACCCATTAGTTCACCAGGTACCAGCTACTGGAGCATCACAGAGGGCCCTGACCAACCGCTCCTCCTCTCCCCAGTGGCCGGGCCTTCTGGACGAAAGCCTAGGGTTCAGAGGGCCTCGCGTCCAGGACTCAGCCGCATCCCAGGCCGTGACCACCGCCGCTACTACCACGAGTACTGGCGCAGCGAGTACCTGATGGACTTTGACCCCCAGCGGCACGGGATGATCTGCATGGTGTGCGGCAGCTCACTGGCCACTCTGAAGCTCAGCACCATCAAGAGGCACATTAGACAGAAGCACCCAGACTCCCTACTGTGGAGCACTGCCGACAAGGAAGTGATCCGCTCGGGCTGGGAGAGCCACCTGAGCCTGGggggaggtcagaggtcatatTGCCCTACTGCTACACCTTCAGCCgagagagaagaggagcagTTGGACTCAGGCCAACATGCTGTCG CAGAACTCCTGGATACTGTGACACCAGAGGAGCAGCCACAACAGCTCCTCGGCCAGTCTCCCAACTCTGAGGAGGGAGACGCTCCCCTTccccaggaggaggaggaggaggaggaggagcaggaccTGTCCGGACCATCGGCTCGGACTCTGGAACGCTACCTGAACGACTCGCTTCATGCCTGGTTCCGCCAGGAGTTCCTGATGGAGTACGAGGCAGAAGCTGGCCGGCTGCTTTGCATGGTGTGTGGAGGAGAGCTGCCCTCCCTTCACCTTGACCACATCAAGAGCCATGTGCTGGACACCCACCCAAACTCCTTGGTCTACAGCTCAGAGGAGAAGCACTGCATCCTGCAGGCCTGGGCTCAGACTCATG AACAGACAGAGATCAAATCAGAGCCCAACACCAAAGAAGGCAGGGTGGACCCCTTTCCTCAGGACATGGAGACCATCCAGATCAACAGTGACTTGTACCCAGAAGGTGATGGCACTTTAACTCAGGACACTTGTCTGATTGGGGAGGACGGAGGTGTTGGAGCTCTGCAACAGGGACCCCAGCCCCTCCGCCAGCCCAGGAAGAGACGGCTGCGCGGTGGAGACCCTTGGCGCCTGCGGCTCGACTACCTGGTGGCCTACGGTCCACAGGGCCAAGGCACATTCTGCATGGTGTGTTCTCAGGTCCTGTATGAAACCAAGGTCAGCAGCTTCCGCCGACACATCCAGGAGAGTCACCCCGAGACCACATCCCTGAGCCGACAAGAAAGGGAAGCCATGGCTGCTGCCTGGACCAAAGATTATTCTAGTGAGGGGATGCAAGTTCAAGATG AAGTCAGCCCAAGTGAAGCTACCACAGGAGAACCGAGTGAGGACATTTCCTTGGATGTCAGAAGCCCCAGTAAAACGGTGAAGGTGGAGGCTGTGACGGGCGCTAAGGGGAGAGCGAGGGACAGCGGTGCCACACCATCTCGTCACAGCCACTACCCCGGGAAGGACCAGCGGAGGAACTACCAGGTGCGCTGGCGGATGGAGTACCTGATGGACTATGACTGCAGGAGACACGGGCTGATCTGCATG CCCGGAGGAGAAGCAGCAGGCCCTGCTGAGCTACAACCAGACCGCCCTGCACTTCATCCACTCTGA